A single window of Nicotiana tomentosiformis chromosome 1, ASM39032v3, whole genome shotgun sequence DNA harbors:
- the LOC104103194 gene encoding rust resistance kinase Lr10-like translates to MSGRTRFLTFLTILIFCEAPFAEQNQQCVPSSCGHIQNISYPFRLKTDPKHCGDEKYELSCEENRAKLYGYASGFGSMNYYVQAINYDNSTIRIVDSDIREDLCSLPQQQYYGDSSIPSIFETYKRSNGILLAKPITIFSCPFAINYPGIVEITNCLNRSYASNTSFELLKGHTYATMAKLLPSDLRVGCTIDLMLMTSWHTEDARISILDLHNALAYGFELSWFPVYCSKCQYLFGCEGENSRDVRCLDLNCKAYNFRFFKTFCVAQRHVLRVLERIIPWILPIFGLSVVARIIIFPCIFVFLLIELRRRHLSIFDAIESFLHSENNFMPIRYPYSNIRKMTRNLKEKLGQGGYGSVYKGKLRSGPDVAVKILSKPKADGQDFINEVATIGRIHHVNVVQLIGYCAERSKRALVYDFMPNGSLDKYITPQVEGTLLSWQRKSEIALGVARGIEYLHRGCDIQILHFDIKPHNILLDENFVPKISDFGLAKLYPTDNSIVTLTAARGTIGYVAPELINRSIGPVSYKADVYSFGMLLIEMAGMKRNSAAREDMSSQYFPHWIYDQFDKEKEIEVLDETHDDEKKIIKKLTLVALWCIQMNPLYRPSMTKVVEMIEGELQALQTPPRPSESLQPSPLEFNLSSSIGSTESMILLENCSDSAKVDVIIG, encoded by the exons ATGTCTGGAAGAACCAGGTTTCTTACATTTCTTACCATCCTCATCTTCTGTGAAGCCCCATTTGCTGAACAGAACCAGCAGTGTGTCCCTTCTAGTTGTGGGCATATTCAGAACATCAGCTACCCTTTTCGATTGAAAACTGACCCAAAGCACTGTGGCGATGAAAAGTATGAACTTAGCTGTGAAGAGAATCGCGCAAAATTATATGGGTATGCGTCGGGCTTTGGATCGATGAATTACTACGTGCAAGCCATTAATTATGATAACTCCACAATCCGCATTGTGGATTCTGATATAAGAGAAGATCTTTGCTCTCTTCCTCAGCAGCAGTATTATGGGGATTCCAGTATACCCTCTATTTTTGAGACTTATAAGCGCAGTAATGGTATTCTGCTGGCAAAACCAATCACTATATTCAGCTGTCCATTTGCCATAAATTATCCAGGCATTGTAGAAATCACTAATTGTCTCAACAGGAGTTATGCTTCCAATACTTCTTTTGAATTATTAAAGGGACACACATATGCAACCATGGCCAAATTGTTGCCATCTGATTTGAGAGTAGGGTGTACTATAGACCTCATGTTAATGACTTCATGGCATACTGAGGATGCACGTATTTCCATTTTGGATTTACATAATGCTTTGGCATATGGGTTCGAACTTTCATGGTTTCCTGTTTACTGTAGCAAGTGCCAATATTTATTTGGCTGCGAAGGTGAAAATTCAAGGGATGTTCGCTGTCTGGATTTGAACTGCAAAGCTTACAATTTTAGATTCTTCAAAACCTTTTGTG TTGCTCAAAGACATGTTCTCCGCGTTCTTGAAA GAATTATCCCATGGATACTTCCCATATTTG GACTTAGCGTTGTGGCAAGAATCATAATATTCCCATGCATATTTGTGTTTCTATTGATTGAATTACGAAGAAGGCATTTGTCGATTTTTGATGCAATTGAAAGTTTCCTGCATAGTGAGAACAATTTCATGCCCATTCGATACCCCTACTCCAACATAAGGAAGATGACTAGGAATTTGAAGGAGAAACTAGGCCAAGGAGGTTATGGTTCAGTATATAAAGGCAAGCTCCGAAGTGGTCCTGATGTAGCAGTGAAGATCTTGAGCAAGCCTAAAGCTGATGGGCAAGACTTCATCAATGAGGTTGCCACAATCGGGAGGATTCATCATGTTAATGTAGTACAACTTATTGGCTATTGTGCTGAGAGATCTAAACGTGCCCTTGTATATGACTTCATGCCTAATGGATCACTTGACAAGTACATCACACCCCAAGTAGAAGGAACTCTACTAAGCTGGCAAAGAAAGTCTGAAATTGCTCTTGGAGTTGCTCGAGGTATTGAATATTTGCATCGAGGTTGTGACATACAAATTCTACATTTTGACATCAAGCCGCACAACATACTTTTGGATGAGAATTTCGTTCCAAAAATTTCTGACTTTGGTCTTGCCAAATTATACCCAACGGATAACAGCATTGTTACTCTAACAGCAGCAAGGGGAACAATTGGATATGTAGCTCCAGAATTGATCAACAGAAGCATTGGTCCTGTATCTTATAAGGCAGATGTTTATAGCTTTGGAATGCTGCTAATTGAGATGGCAGGCATGAAAAGAAACTCGGCAGCAAGAGAGGATATGTCAAGCCAGTATTTCCCACATTGGATCTATGATCAATTCGACAAGGAAAAAGAAATTGAAGTACTAGACGAGACGCATGATGATGAAAAGAAGATTATAAAGAAGCTAACTTTAGTTGCCTTGTGGTGCATACAAATGAATCCACTCTATCGTCCCTCAATGACTAAAGTAGTGGAAATGATTGAAGGCGAATTACAGGCTTTGCAAACGCCTCCTAGGCCTTCTGAATCACTGCAACCATCTCCGTTGGAATTCAATCTGAGTTCTTCAATAGGTTCAACTGAGTCTATGATATTGCTTGAGAATTGTTCAGATTCTGCAAAAGTAGATGTAATTATTGGTTGA
- the LOC104103195 gene encoding rust resistance kinase Lr10-like: MALFLILHLFLIAMVSFAMFGEGANDCKESRCNSDGPSIRFPFRLQHQPQHCGYPGFELSCTNNKTILSTLPNSLILIVEDIDYASQEITLYCPTSCILNLLYFNFSASPFLFNDEPLLCNFSIFSPSGISNSDFGSQDCSATSDPGLIALSNLEPLKDYLGSSHYKKIAEISSVPCDLSYYPLRMSWLNPKCGDCEGLGMDCGFKNYSNQLGTKCFDRPSTTKGGFTEPLIAGGVLGFLLLGIIMLALHEFYSSSKIERENQARVEKFLEDYRALRPTRYTYAEIKKITNMFHERLGEGAYGVVYKGTLSNEIHVAVKVLNDSIGNGEEFINEVAAMGKIHHFNVIRLVGYCADGFRNALVYEYLPNQSLDKLIFPARSKDHINLNWKKLHDIAMGIAKGLEYLHQGCDQQILHFDIKPQNILLDHNLNPKISDFGLAKLCSKEKSVVTMTEARGTMGYIAPEVLSSNFGKASHKSDVYSFGMLLLEMVGGRKNFDAKASNSQVNFSEWIHQRLNEGEELKIRIEEDDDIIIARKLAIIGLWCIQWNATDRPSIKIVTQMLEGNGSNLTIPPPFTARYTNHLGAGVIACPSREELSEISELE; encoded by the exons ATGGCCCTCTTTTTAATCTTGCACTTATTTCTCATAGCCATGGTATCCTTTGCTATGTTTGGTGAAGGAGCAAATGATTGCAAAGAGTCTAGGTGCAATAGTGATGGCCCTAGCATTCGTTTCCCCTTCAGGCTTCAACATCAGCCCCAACATTGTGGATATCCTGGCTTTGAGCTATCTTGTACCAACAATAAGACCATACTTAGTACCCTTCCCAATTCACTTATACTAATAGTTGAGGATATTGATTATGCGTCTCAGGAGATTACGCTTTATTGTCCGACAAGTTGTATTCTGAACCTATTGTATTTTAACTTTTCAGCATCTCCTTTCCTCTTTAATGATGAGCCTCTTCTTTGTAACTTCTCCATTTTTAGTCCTTCTGGTATCTCAAATAGTGACTTTGGCTCACAGGATTGCTCTGCTACCTCTGACCCTGGATTAATTGCTCTCAGCAATTTAGAACCTTTGAAAGACTACCTTGGTAGTTCACATTATAAAAAGATTGCGGAAATTTCATCTGTTCCCTGTGATCTAAGTTATTATCCCCTCCGGATGAGTTGGTTAAATCCAAAGTGTGGCGACTGTGAAGGTCTTGGAATGGATTGTGGTTTCAAGAACTATAGCAACCaactaggaactaagtgtttcgacaGACCATCGACTACAAAAG GCGGATTTACGGAACCATTGATTGCAG GTGGAGTATTAGGATTTCTTCTTTTGGGAATTATTATGTTGGCACTCCATGAGTTTTATAGCTCAAGCAAAATTGAAAGAGAGAATCAAGCTAGAGTTGAGAAGTTTCTGGAAGACTACAGAGCTCTCAGGCCCACTAGATATACTTATGCAGAGATTAAAAAGATAACAAATATGTTTCACGAACGATTGGGAGAGGGAGCTTACGGGGTTGTTTATAAAGGAACACTTTCTAATGAAATTCATGTTGCTGTCAAAGTGCTAAATGACTCCATAGGAAATGGGGAAGAATTTATTAATGAAGTTGCAGCAATGGGGAAAATCCACCACTTCAATGTGATTCGCCTAGTTGGCTATTGCGCTGATGGATTCAGAAACGCTCTCGTGTATGAATATTTGCCAAATCAGTCGCTTGACAAACTCATTTTTCCAGCAAGATCCAAAGATCACATTAACCTTAATTGGAAGAAGCTTCACGATATCGCTATGGGTATAGCGAAAGGACTGGAATATCTTCATCAAGGATGTGACCAACAAATCCTTCATTTCGATATCAAACCCCAAAATATTCTGTTAGACCATAACTTGAACCCAAAGATCTCTGATTTTGGTCTTGCCAAGTTATGCTCTAAAGAGAAAAGTGTTGTAACCATGACTGAAGCTAGAGGAACCATGGGTTATATTGCACCAGAGGTATTATCCAGCAATTTTGGAAAAGCGTCTCATAAATCTGATGTCTATAGCTTTGGTATGCTGCTACTTGAAATGGTTGGAGGGAGGAAGAATTTTGACGCAAAGGCCAGTAATAGCCAAGTGAACTTTTCTGAGTGGATTCATCAACGGCTGAATGAAGGAGAAGAGTTGAAAATCAGGATAGAGGAAGATGATGATATCATAATTGCAAGGAAATTGGCTATTATAGGACTTTGGTGCATCCAATGGAACGCAACTGATCGACCTTCCATCAAAATTGTTACACAAATGCTAGAAGGAAATGGGAGCAATCTAACTATTCCTCCTCCTTTTACAGCAAGATACACGAACCACCTAGGAGCTGGAGTGATTGCATGCCCTTCTAGGGAAGAGTTGAGTGAAATATCAGAACTAGAATGA
- the LOC138891555 gene encoding uncharacterized mitochondrial protein AtMg00810-like — protein MEQPPGFVAQGESGLVCRLRRSLYGLKQSPRAWFGRFRIVVQQFGMTRTEANHSVFYRHSSYGKCIFLIIYVDDIVITGDDHESIIQLKQHLSSQFQTKDMGKLKYFLSIEVAQSGNGNGIVISQRKYALDILEDTGMLNCKLVDSPMNPNTKLVPGQGKPLKDPGRYRRLVGKLNYLTITRPDISFVVSVVSQFLQSSCDSHWDAAIRILRYVKGSPGQGLLYENKGHADIVGYSHADWAGSSSDRQSTSGYCILIKGNLISWKSKKQDMVARSSAKAEYQAMALATCELI, from the coding sequence atggagcaaccaccagggtttgttgctcagggggagtctggATTAGTCTGTCGACTTCGTCGATCTCTTTATGGTCTCAAGCAGTCGCCTAGGGCATGGTTTGGGCGTTTCCGAATTGTTGTCCAACAATTTGGAATGACCCGAACAGAAGCTAATCATTCGGTATTCTATAGACATTCATCTTATGGCAAATGTATCTTTCTAattatttatgttgatgatattgttatcaCAGGTGATGATCATGAAAGTATTATCCAACTTAAGCAGCATCTTTCAAGTCAATTCCAGACTAAGGATATGGGTAAACTAAAATATTTTCTAAGCATTGAGGTGGCACAATCTGGCAATGGCAATGGCATTGTCATCTCACAAAGGAAGTATGCCTTAGATATTTTGGAAGACACCGGTATGTTGAACTGCAAACTTGTGGACAGTCCCATGAATCCAAATACTAAACTTGTTCCGGGACAAGGGAAGCCTCTAAAAGATCCAGGAAGATATCGGAGACTTGTTGGCAAACTCAACTATCTTACGATCACGAGACCTGACATCTCATTTGTTGTAAGTGTGGTTAGCCAGTTTCTCCAATCATCTTGTGACAGTCATTGGGATGCAGCAATTCGCATCCTAAGATATGTCAAAGGTTCTCCGGGACAAGGTTTATTGTATGAAAACAAGGGACACGCAGACATTGTTGGGTATTCTCATGCAGATTGGGCAGGTTCTTCCTCTGATAGACAGTCCACTTCAGGTTATTGTATTTTAATTAAAGGTAACCTAATATCCTGGAAAAGTAAAAAGCAAGATATGGTGGCTAGGTCAAGCGCAAAGGCAGAATATCAGGCTATGGCATTGGCTACTTGCGAGCTTATATAG